A single genomic interval of Osmia lignaria lignaria isolate PbOS001 chromosome 9, iyOsmLign1, whole genome shotgun sequence harbors:
- the Nthl1 gene encoding nth-like DNA glycosylase 1, whose protein sequence is MSKKLKLDHLTTSKCLRSGTKAGSTDSSSTTSKYFDNKDALPKKVEKKKLSPIKIKNEEEQNVIKVESNDIKVEDSKHEVIKEESTQKENNWMPPNWEIIWNNVKEMRKHETAPVDEMGCHKCADPEATAKVARYQSLVALMLSSQTKDQVTHAAMQRLNAYGCTPEIMKDIPDDVLQKLIYPVGFRKRKAEYIKRTARILVDKYNGDIPRTLKELCELPGVGPKMSHICMQIAWGEVSGIGVDTHVHRICNRLEWVKKPTKTPEETRIALEQWLPKDLWNEINHLLVGFGQEICLPRFPKCSECLNKDICPFGKKNIIKKCDF, encoded by the exons ATGAGTAAAAAATTAAAGCTCGATCATCTGACAACATCAAAATGTTTACGATCTGGAACTAAAGCCGGTAGTACAGATTCATCATCTACAACATCAAAGTATTTTGACAATAAAGATGCATTGccaaaaaaagtagaaaagaaaaaactgtcaccaataaaaataaagaatgaagAAGAACAAAATGTGATTAAGGTAGAGAGTAATGACATAAAAGTTGAAGATTCAAAACATGAAGTTATTAAGGAGGAAAGTACCCAGAAAGAAAACAATTGGATGCCACCAAATTGGGAAATTATTTggaataatgtaaaagaaatgcGAAAACACGAAACAGCACCTGTGGATGAAATGGGTTGTCATAAATGTGCTGATCCTGAAGCCACTGCCAAGGTTGCTAGATATCAATCATTAGTAGCATTGATGCTTAGTAGTCAAACGAAGGATCAGGTCACTCATGCTGCTATGCAGAGATTGAATGCTTATGGGTGTACACCAGAAATAATGAAGGATATCCCTGATGATGTTCTTCAGAAACTTATATATCCTGTTGGATTTAGGAAG agGAAAGCAGAGTATATTAAAAGGACAGCAAGAATTTTAGTTGATAAATATAACGGTGATATACCTAGAACACTGAAGGAATTGTGTGAGTTACCTGGAGTTGGACCAAAGATGAGTCATATTTGTATGCAAATAGCATGGGGTGAAGTTTCTGGCATTGGTGTGGATACACATGTACATCGTATTTGTAACAGATTAGAATGGGTGAAGAAACCAACAAAGACACCAGAAGAAACAAGAATTGCACTGGAACAGTGGCTTCCAAAAGATCTTTGGAATGAAATAAATCATCTACTTGTTGGATTTGGACAAGAAATTTGCTTACCAAGATTTCCCAAATGTAGTGAATGTCTGAATAAAGACATATGTCCGTttggtaaaaaaaatataattaagaaatgtgATTTTTGA
- the LOC117601377 gene encoding uncharacterized protein LOC117601377, with protein sequence MLKLLIYSPIWIFITLLLIAFTTRTKEHNIINTINSSSCYNYNYQQDCRWLNKFDNTFVNYIHAFQGLITIFLNETCMYDYTEINNLKNTVKDSDKLQEHQKNKVHDISTYTVKKQIPNFLINPIYCYPNDHLKPKLAFVVNNISQNLVKGNEKERNLINYKWKRRTLCAIHLDDKHSTQTSFRDNDANKEAGEKTLIDYEEPLLIDDTEDPESLETHVRVKRSKSDSGPFSSLRYQQEYLRDLANSFPRNTIDESSYDDDDISFDAKREIKSQEFHVNEDETDRLKVTDTNQETASAKDDSSFRNQRAIDENMEIQNLPDDLLAVDLVRKKRNNLIGKTIPDSKNLNDETEKHLNIEDKNKEMSSLVAANLKAHLLRLKRRAKNNRHEKNSNAKNKKKKHAGKKRNKNSPRSIGNVHRKSANKLRTPRERKSNGARSEGKSNVGVAKVVSKKNNKNNFHRRFVKSKESKNDRSSKNLALENNPDNSELVRESSVGTESNTDDVTVGSDDNADAQDQNKQQTYPETTKLREKRNKNTEGSHGFLNKEDELRYYENIREPEPEMHRNDGKKRRSMTNEVKSDRAVRSIEEVKDLAKKLVTKVNELQNFINAEESKTNGRRERRVETRAIDDLCSNVSTAYDAFKETPKIIQKCVSTNRKPSPSPAKIIVERKIVPMKMNKEGKFVNEGKEHSTMEKKRSVIRRVPKTTSRMIRRENEKAHHKWGRWTDWSSCSVTCGKGRQIRWRYCLRDCSTAETEMEEKACQLPACPPGKFLGIF encoded by the exons ATGCTGAAACTTCTGATTTATTCACCCATATGGATTTTTATTACGCTTCTATTAATTGCTTTTACCACCAGGACAAAGGaacataatattattaataccaTTAATTCCTCTTCgtgttataattataattatcaacAAGATTGTAGATGGTTAAATAAATTCGACAATACTTTTGTAAATTATATACACGCGTTCCAAGGATTGATAACCATTTTCCTAAATGAAACTTGCATGTATGATTAtactgaaattaataatttgaaaaatacagtGAAAGATTCCGACAAATTGCAAGAGCACCAAAAAAATAAAGTACATGATATTTCAACGTATACAGTTAAGAaacaaattccaaattttttaataaatccaaTATACTGTTACCCGAATGATCACCTCAAACCAAAATTAGCTTTTGTGGTTAATAATATATCGCAAAATCTTGTAAAAGGAAATGAGAAGGAAAGGAATTTGATCAATTACAAATGGAAACGAAGAACATTGTGTGCGATTCATTTGGATGACAAACATTCAACGCAGACGTCGTTTAGAGACAATGATGCTAATAAAGAAGCTGGAGAAAAGACGCTTATTGACTACGAAGAGCCACTTTTAATAGATGACACGGAGGACCCGGAATCCTTAGAAACTCACGTACGAGTGAAAAGAAGCAAATCTGATTCGGGTCCATTTTCATCGTTAAGGTACCAACAAGAATACTTGAGAGATTTAGCAAATTCTTTTCCACGAAATACGATCGACGAAAGTTCTTATGATGACGATGATATTTCATTCGACGCGAAACGAGAAATTAAGTCTCAGGAGTTTCATGTAAACGAAGATGAAACTGATCGATTAAAAGTTACCGATACTAATCAGGAAACGGCATCAGCAAAAGATGATAGTTCATTTAGAAATCAACGAGCAATTGATGAAAATATGGAAATTCAAAATCTTCCAGACGATTTATTAGCGGTAGACTTAGTAAGAAAGAAGCGAAATAACTTAATAGGGAAAACCATACCCGATTCTAAAAATTTGAACGATGAAACAgagaaacatttaaatatcgaagataaaaataaagaaatgtcCAGTTTAGTTGCCGCTAATTTAAAGGCACATTTGTTACGACTTAAGAGGAGGGCAAAGAATAATCGTCACGAAAAAAATTCAAACgcaaagaataagaagaagaagcacgcaggaaagaaacgaaataaaaattcaccGCGATCGATAGGAAACGTGCACAGGAAGAGTGCGAATAAATTAAGAACGCCTCGCGAGAGAAAATCGAACGGAGCGAGAAGCGAGGGTAAATCAAATGTAGGGGTTGCTAAAGTAGtttctaagaaaaataataagaacAATTTTCATCGTAGATTCGTAAAATCGAAAGAATCTAAAAACGATCGTTCTTCCAAGAATCTCGCATTGGAAAATAATCCCGATAACTCTGAACTTGTACGAGAATCAAGCGTGGGAACCGAAAGTAATACCGACGATGTTACGGTGGGATCGGACGATAATGCAGATGCGCAAGATCAAAACAAGCAACAAACTTACCCGGAAACAACAAAGTTACgcgagaaaagaaataaaaatacagaagGGAGTCACGGTTTTTTGAACAAGGAAGATGAGTTGAGATACTACGAAAATATTCGGGAACCTGAACCGGAAATGCATCGAAACGATGGTAAAAAACGACGGTCGATGACGAATGAGGTAAAAAGCGACCGTGCAGTGAGATCAATCGAAGAAGTTAAAGATCTTGCAAAGAAATTAGTCACCAAG GTAAACGAGCTTCAAAATTTTATCAATGCCGAAGAGTCGAAGACTAacggaagaagagaaagaagagttgAGACACGCGCGATCGACGATTTATGTTCGAACGTTAGTACAGCTTACGATGCTTTCAAAGAAACTCCAAAAATTATTCAGAAATGCGTGTCAACGAATCGTAAACCTTCACCGTCTCCCGCGAAAATAATAGTCGAAAGGAAAATAGTTCCAATGAAAATGAATAAGGAAGGTAAATTCGTTAACGAAGGAAAGGAACATTCTACGATGGAGAAGAAACGGTCGGTCATTAGAAGGGTACCAAAGACTACATCAAGAATGATTCGCAGAGAAAATGAAAAGGCACATCATAAGTGGGGCAGGTGGACAGATTGGAGCAGCTGTAGCGTCACCTGCGGCAAAGGACGACAAATTCGATGGCGGTACTGTCTGCGTGACTGTAGTACCGCGGAAACTGAAATGGAAGAGAAAGCTTGTCAATTACCAGCGTGTCCCCCTGGAAAATTTCTTGGTATATTCTAG